A region of Photobacterium sanguinicancri DNA encodes the following proteins:
- a CDS encoding RNA recognition motif domain-containing protein → MKLSNQTLVTIIALAVLGALIMSFIAISPSIAFALGVILSGLAVHFMQGASPAAVTPDDSSSTSSSSKTIYVGNLPYRANENDVKDLFSEHGEVFAVRLMKDKRTGKRRGFGFVVMNSADVGTAIANLNNKEYGQRTLKVREANEPKNGEDLDSE, encoded by the coding sequence ACCATCATCGCCCTAGCTGTACTTGGGGCTTTAATCATGAGCTTTATCGCTATTTCACCTTCTATCGCCTTTGCGTTAGGTGTCATCCTCTCTGGGTTAGCTGTCCACTTTATGCAAGGAGCCTCTCCTGCAGCTGTAACACCTGATGACTCATCCTCTACTTCGAGTTCGAGCAAAACCATTTATGTAGGTAACTTACCGTACCGCGCTAATGAGAATGATGTAAAAGATCTATTTTCTGAACACGGTGAAGTTTTCGCAGTTCGTCTAATGAAAGACAAACGCACAGGTAAACGTAGAGGTTTTGGCTTTGTTGTGATGAATAGTGCCGATGTGGGTACTGCTATCGCAAACCTAAACAATAAAGAATATGGCCAACGTACATTGAAAGTGCGCGAAGCCAATGAGCCTAAGAATGGGGAAGAT